In a single window of the Rhineura floridana isolate rRhiFlo1 chromosome 3, rRhiFlo1.hap2, whole genome shotgun sequence genome:
- the LOC133381265 gene encoding zinc finger protein ZFP2-like: MPYCWEHFSDSSNLTVNNRARTKDKSHHCLECGRRFRLSTNLNLHQRFHRDEKEYECLECGKRFCHRSGQRLHTGKKPSKCLECEKTFSQSTSLTLHQRTHTGEKLYKCLECGKGSSESYSLTLHQRTHRGCKAYKCLECGKSFNRRHHNLTSHQKNHKGDKPYKCLECGKSFSCHDYLTSHQITHTGDKPCKCLGCGNSFCQSSNLTSHQRTHTGCKPYKCLECGKSFSYRSTLTKHQRIHTGDKPYKCLRVWKEFPSE, from the coding sequence ATGCCTTACTGTTGGGAACATTTCAGCGACAGTTCAAACCTTACTGTAAATAACAGAGCCCGCACAAAAGACAAATCACATcattgcttggagtgtggaaggcGCTTCAGACTCAGTACAAATCTCAATCTGCATCAAAGATTTCACAGAGATGAGAAAGaatatgaatgcttggagtgtggaaagagattttgtcatagatcaggccaaagattgcacacaggaaagaaaccttctaaatgtttggagtgtgaaAAGACATTCAGTCAAAGTACCtcacttactttgcatcaaagaactcatacaggagagaaactttacaaatgcttggagtgtggaaagggctccagtgagagctacagccttactttgcatcaaagaactcatagaGGGTGCAaagcttataaatgcttggagtgtggaaagagcttcaatcgtCGTCATCACaatcttacttcgcatcaaaaaAATCATaaaggagacaaaccttataaatgcctggagtgtggaaagagcttcagttgtcATGActaccttacttcacatcaaataactcatacaggggacaaaccttgtAAATGCTTGGGGTGTGGAAACAGCTTCTgtcagagtagcaaccttacttcacatcaaagaacacatACGGGGtgcaaaccttataaatgcttggagtgtggaaagagcttcagttacaGGAGCACCCTAACTAAACATCAAAGGATTCATACAggggataaaccttataaatgcttgagagtgtggaaagagtttccgtcagagtag